In a genomic window of uncultured Sphaerochaeta sp.:
- a CDS encoding MaoC family dehydratase: MQFGRYFEEFAIGQVIHHSQTKTIFESDNNLFSLLTMNHHPVHLDAEYAKKQQHGQILVVGTLVFSLAVGLTVIDISGKAIANLDYENILHHKPVFINDTIHAKTTVLDVRKSSTKNDRGVIYVLTEVFNQHEDLVLSFKRHVLIKSNALIENEER; the protein is encoded by the coding sequence ATGCAATTTGGTCGCTATTTTGAAGAATTTGCCATAGGACAAGTAATCCACCACTCTCAAACAAAGACTATCTTTGAGAGTGATAACAACTTGTTCTCTTTACTTACCATGAATCATCATCCTGTCCATCTCGATGCTGAGTATGCCAAAAAGCAGCAACATGGACAGATTCTTGTGGTTGGGACACTTGTCTTCAGCCTTGCAGTTGGACTGACAGTAATTGATATCAGTGGGAAAGCAATTGCCAATCTTGATTATGAGAATATCCTGCACCATAAGCCGGTATTTATTAATGATACCATTCATGCAAAAACTACTGTACTGGATGTCAGGAAATCAAGTACAAAGAATGACCGTGGAGTTATCTACGTGTTGACTGAAGTTTTCAATCAACACGAGGATCTGGTTCTCTCATTCAAACGACATGTACTCATCAAATCGAATGCTTTGATTGAAAATGAGGAAAGATAA
- the rfbB gene encoding dTDP-glucose 4,6-dehydratase has protein sequence MNTNPRTILVTGGAGFIGSNFIAYLLKHHPADTIVNLDVLTYAGNLENLKGVEDNPRYSFVKGDIRDRALVHGLFVEHHFTHVVNFAAESHVDRSIVDPELFLTTNIIGTEVLLDEAKKSWKLHPDDKYNKEYRQGVRFHHVSTDEVYGALGKEGFFTETMPLLPNSPYSASKASADLIVRAYHETYGLPVTISRCSNNYGPFQFPEKLIPLMINNCLKDKNLPVYGDGMQVRDWLHVIDHCSAIDVILDRGTTGEIYNIGGNNEKANIEIVKLIIKTVGKSEDLITYVKDRPGHDRRYAIDNTKITSQLGWKPSYTFEQGMKETIQWYLENQQWIERVVSGDYQKYYEHMYQ, from the coding sequence GTGAACACCAATCCAAGAACCATCCTGGTAACCGGTGGCGCCGGTTTCATTGGAAGTAACTTTATTGCATATCTTTTGAAGCATCATCCCGCCGATACTATAGTGAATCTCGATGTTCTTACCTACGCAGGCAACCTTGAGAATCTGAAAGGGGTGGAAGACAATCCCCGCTATTCGTTTGTGAAAGGAGACATCAGGGACAGGGCTCTGGTTCACGGCCTGTTTGTTGAACATCACTTCACCCATGTGGTGAACTTTGCTGCAGAGAGCCATGTAGATCGAAGCATCGTTGATCCCGAGCTGTTTCTCACCACCAACATCATCGGAACAGAGGTTCTGTTGGATGAAGCAAAGAAAAGCTGGAAGCTCCATCCCGATGACAAGTACAACAAGGAATATCGGCAAGGTGTGAGATTTCATCACGTATCTACTGATGAGGTGTATGGGGCACTAGGTAAAGAAGGCTTCTTCACTGAGACCATGCCATTGCTTCCGAACAGTCCATACTCTGCTTCCAAGGCGAGTGCTGACTTGATTGTCCGGGCATACCATGAAACCTATGGATTGCCAGTGACCATTTCCCGTTGCTCCAACAACTATGGTCCATTCCAGTTTCCAGAGAAGCTCATCCCCTTGATGATCAACAATTGTCTCAAGGACAAGAACCTTCCAGTCTATGGGGATGGGATGCAGGTCAGGGACTGGCTGCATGTCATCGACCACTGTTCAGCAATTGATGTAATTCTGGATAGGGGAACAACCGGAGAGATTTACAACATTGGTGGAAACAACGAGAAGGCGAACATTGAGATAGTAAAGCTCATCATCAAGACAGTTGGAAAGTCAGAAGACTTAATCACCTATGTGAAAGACAGACCCGGCCATGATCGAAGGTATGCAATCGACAACACAAAGATTACCAGCCAACTGGGATGGAAGCCTTCCTACACTTTTGAGCAGGGTATGAAAGAAACCATCCAGTGGTACCTCGAAAATCAGCAGTGGATTGAGCGGGTGGTGAGTGGGGATTATCAGAAGTACTACGAGCACATGTATCAATAG
- a CDS encoding 4Fe-4S binding protein yields MDQNKAKVVHIQQGDWCKGCGICVYVCPKQVLTVTDGLVHISFPDKCIGCTLCEISCPDFVLEVY; encoded by the coding sequence ATGGATCAAAATAAGGCAAAGGTTGTTCATATTCAACAGGGTGATTGGTGTAAAGGATGTGGTATCTGTGTTTATGTCTGCCCAAAACAGGTACTAACTGTGACTGATGGTTTGGTCCATATTAGTTTTCCAGATAAATGTATTGGATGTACTTTATGTGAAATAAGCTGTCCTGATTTCGTATTGGAAGTTTATTGA
- a CDS encoding aldolase/citrate lyase family protein translates to MHSLLFIPANKPRYFENRDILNADAIIVDFQDAIDSALTLSYIPDVMRGIENCDHTKFYIRINEVFYSELITSFMKTSKVAGFVIPNFDMDPESERIVNFCLDHGHKPVVIIESVRTILHLPLLLEKYSNSIHALMFGSEDYLKSMGIFRSKEALLFPRSYIAMHAKAYSIPCFDSIFPSTAISPDFMQDVQEAKKLGFSGKLAIHPKQVTAINTIFETFDLSIEELQRIVNAYNEFTHSTGETIMKYGDMVIEPPHIAFFLSLIKKDSPDKNGSK, encoded by the coding sequence ATGCATAGTCTTTTATTCATACCTGCAAATAAACCTAGATATTTTGAAAATAGAGACATATTAAATGCAGATGCAATAATAGTTGATTTTCAGGATGCAATTGATAGCGCATTAACGCTCTCATACATCCCGGATGTTATGAGAGGTATTGAGAATTGTGATCATACAAAATTTTATATAAGGATCAACGAGGTATTCTATTCGGAGTTGATTACCTCATTTATGAAAACTTCGAAAGTCGCTGGATTCGTAATTCCCAATTTTGATATGGATCCTGAATCAGAAAGAATAGTAAATTTCTGTCTTGATCATGGCCATAAGCCAGTAGTAATAATTGAATCTGTTCGTACAATTCTTCATCTTCCTTTGCTTCTGGAAAAGTATTCAAATAGCATCCACGCATTGATGTTTGGGAGCGAGGATTATCTTAAATCGATGGGAATATTCAGATCAAAAGAAGCTTTGTTGTTCCCTCGATCTTACATTGCTATGCATGCGAAAGCCTATTCAATCCCATGTTTTGACTCCATCTTTCCAAGTACAGCGATTTCTCCTGATTTCATGCAAGATGTTCAGGAAGCAAAAAAATTGGGATTCTCAGGAAAGCTTGCCATTCATCCGAAGCAAGTTACAGCAATCAATACAATTTTTGAAACATTTGATTTGAGTATTGAAGAGCTGCAAAGGATAGTTAATGCATATAATGAGTTTACTCATTCTACAGGTGAGACAATTATGAAATATGGAGATATGGTTATTGAACCTCCCCATATTGCTTTTTTCTTATCACTAATTAAAAAGGACAGTCCAGACAAAAATGGATCAAAATAA
- a CDS encoding cobalamin B12-binding domain-containing protein gives MNNGRIKVVIAKLGLDGHDRGAKIIAKGLSEAGMEVVYTGIKQTPEMVVKTVIQEDADVLGLSILSGAHMTLVPEVLRLLSTERSEKPLVILGGTIPKNDMPELLKIGVDRIYTAGATIAENVKYIHQIFDNHAIEE, from the coding sequence ATGAATAATGGAAGAATTAAAGTAGTAATTGCAAAGCTTGGTCTTGATGGACATGACAGAGGTGCCAAAATCATTGCTAAAGGCTTAAGTGAAGCAGGGATGGAGGTTGTATATACTGGAATTAAGCAGACTCCTGAAATGGTGGTCAAGACAGTAATTCAAGAGGATGCTGATGTTCTAGGTTTGAGCATTCTATCGGGAGCACATATGACGCTTGTTCCTGAAGTCTTGCGTTTATTATCAACAGAAAGATCTGAAAAACCGCTTGTAATTCTTGGAGGAACGATTCCTAAGAATGATATGCCTGAACTATTAAAAATTGGAGTTGATAGAATTTATACTGCTGGAGCAACTATAGCAGAGAATGTAAAATACATTCACCAAATATTTGATAACCATGCAATTGAAGAATAG
- a CDS encoding methylmalonyl-CoA mutase family protein, producing the protein MAKSTYTNTKEFQMLDELPGKSPYTRGIYSEMYSKRLWTMRLYAGFGDSKTTNERFRYLINQGQTGLSVAFDLPTQLGYDSDHPLSKGEVGKVGVAIDTLADMESLFHTIPLGDVSVSMTINATAIIIFAMYLVVAEKQGILYSALTGTIQNDILKEYVARGTYIFPPKPSLRLITDIFAFCKEQVPKWNTISISGYHIREAGATAIQEVAITIANGVEYITRAIQSGLDIDEFAPRLSFFFSSDNGFFEEIAKFRAARRVWSEIMESRFQPKLEKSKQLRFHTQTAGSTLTAQQPLNNIVRVTIQALSAILGGTQSLHTNSYDEALGLPSEEAVTVALRTQQILAYETGVPAVSDPLGGSYYIESLTQEYVSKIYACIGDIEEHGGVIQSIEDGYIQDVIQQSAYAIQIEIEESKRNIVGLTVFNNEEECDSPVFTVNPAVEMTQTMELSRIKESRDAIAVSDALAKLKNACKSETNIMPLVIEAVKSYATIGEISDIFRSEFGEYHGTHN; encoded by the coding sequence ATGGCAAAAAGTACTTACACTAACACCAAAGAATTTCAGATGCTGGATGAACTTCCTGGGAAGAGTCCATATACTCGAGGCATTTATTCTGAAATGTATTCCAAAAGGCTTTGGACTATGCGCCTATATGCAGGGTTTGGAGACAGTAAGACTACAAATGAACGGTTTCGGTACTTGATAAATCAAGGGCAGACAGGTTTAAGTGTTGCTTTTGATCTCCCTACTCAATTGGGGTATGATTCTGACCATCCATTGAGTAAAGGCGAAGTCGGAAAAGTCGGGGTGGCTATCGATACGCTGGCCGATATGGAATCGCTTTTTCATACTATCCCTTTGGGTGATGTAAGTGTATCCATGACAATCAACGCAACTGCAATCATCATATTTGCAATGTATTTAGTGGTTGCAGAGAAACAAGGCATTCTCTATTCTGCGCTTACTGGTACAATTCAGAATGATATCTTGAAAGAGTATGTTGCTCGAGGAACATATATTTTTCCTCCCAAGCCTTCACTTCGGTTGATAACCGATATTTTTGCATTTTGTAAGGAACAAGTTCCCAAATGGAATACTATTAGTATTAGTGGATATCATATTAGAGAAGCTGGGGCCACAGCAATCCAGGAAGTTGCAATTACAATAGCCAATGGTGTTGAGTATATAACAAGAGCTATACAATCTGGACTCGATATCGATGAGTTTGCACCGAGGTTGTCCTTTTTCTTTTCTTCTGACAATGGTTTTTTTGAAGAGATTGCAAAATTTAGGGCTGCTCGGCGTGTTTGGTCTGAAATAATGGAAAGTAGATTTCAGCCAAAACTGGAGAAATCGAAGCAATTGCGATTTCATACGCAAACTGCAGGATCCACCTTAACCGCCCAACAGCCTCTAAATAATATTGTTCGTGTGACAATTCAAGCGCTTTCCGCAATTCTTGGTGGAACTCAATCATTACATACAAATTCTTATGATGAAGCTCTGGGATTACCCTCGGAAGAGGCTGTTACTGTTGCTTTGCGAACACAGCAGATACTAGCATATGAGACCGGGGTTCCTGCTGTATCAGATCCCTTGGGTGGTTCTTATTATATTGAGAGTTTAACACAGGAGTATGTCTCGAAAATCTACGCTTGTATTGGTGATATAGAGGAGCACGGTGGGGTAATTCAATCGATAGAAGATGGATATATCCAAGATGTAATCCAACAAAGTGCATATGCTATCCAAATCGAGATTGAAGAGAGTAAGCGAAATATTGTGGGGTTAACAGTGTTTAATAACGAGGAAGAATGTGATTCTCCCGTATTCACTGTGAATCCAGCCGTAGAAATGACTCAAACCATGGAATTGAGTCGGATTAAAGAGTCTCGTGATGCAATTGCTGTTTCTGACGCATTAGCGAAGCTGAAAAATGCATGTAAATCGGAAACTAATATAATGCCTCTTGTTATAGAAGCAGTGAAGTCATATGCAACTATAGGTGAAATCTCTGATATTTTCCGTTCTGAGTTTGGCGAATATCATGGTACTCATAATTGA
- a CDS encoding CoA ester lyase, with translation MEKYSGPLVVRTPLIVNGHNIKYIQKAYQSSCDCIVLDLEDGVPPNYKDLARKAIFDTLNSGEIDGRPVFVRVNSLETGMTKQDVDMVASKNLNGFLYTKPYSSGDLVVFDRIISEKEKSLGLPQEYFKVIVVMETPSAIIHADEIAKASKRIVGMLFGAEDLLGDTQGKHASDGSSLHYARSQVLFACRANNLLPIDTPYIDVHNIEGLKAFIKPAVDLGYEGMLLISPSQAEIVKDFYTPSASEIQKAQNIVSTAQANASSGTGASIKEHVFVAPPTLKQANNLIYRHEKIVKFEQYMKSCREDA, from the coding sequence ATGGAAAAATATTCAGGCCCACTTGTTGTAAGGACTCCACTCATAGTAAATGGACACAACATTAAGTATATCCAAAAGGCATATCAATCTTCCTGTGACTGTATTGTTCTTGATTTGGAAGATGGCGTCCCTCCAAATTATAAGGATCTGGCTCGAAAAGCAATTTTTGATACTCTCAATTCAGGTGAGATAGATGGACGTCCCGTTTTTGTTCGTGTGAATTCACTCGAAACTGGAATGACCAAGCAAGATGTAGACATGGTTGCTAGCAAAAATCTCAATGGATTCCTGTATACAAAACCATATTCTTCCGGAGACCTGGTTGTTTTTGATAGAATAATATCAGAAAAAGAAAAATCCTTGGGTTTGCCTCAAGAGTATTTCAAGGTCATTGTGGTCATGGAAACTCCTTCTGCAATAATTCATGCAGATGAAATTGCGAAGGCCTCCAAGCGAATCGTTGGTATGCTCTTTGGTGCAGAAGATCTGTTAGGAGATACGCAAGGCAAACATGCTAGTGATGGAAGTTCTCTCCATTATGCAAGAAGCCAAGTACTATTTGCTTGTAGAGCCAATAATCTCTTGCCAATCGATACTCCATACATTGATGTGCATAATATTGAAGGCTTGAAAGCCTTTATAAAACCAGCAGTAGATTTGGGGTATGAAGGGATGCTACTTATTTCTCCTTCACAAGCTGAAATTGTAAAGGATTTCTACACCCCTTCTGCTAGCGAGATACAGAAGGCTCAAAATATCGTATCCACTGCCCAAGCTAATGCTTCATCGGGTACAGGAGCATCGATAAAGGAACATGTCTTTGTTGCTCCACCTACACTGAAGCAAGCAAATAACCTGATTTATCGGCATGAAAAGATTGTAAAGTTCGAACAGTATATGAAAAGTTGTCGAGAAGATGCATAG
- a CDS encoding 2-oxoacid:acceptor oxidoreductase subunit alpha translates to MTKKLLQGNEAVVEAAIMAGVRFFAGYPITPSSEISEEFAGILPKLNGVFIQMEDEIASMACIIGASLAGAKTMTATSGPGFSLKQENLGYAIITETPCVIVNVQRGGPSTGLPTSPSQSDVMQARWGTHGDHQIIVYSPTTVQESFELTIRAINYSEKYRTPVILLMDEVVAHMREKILVPRADSVEIIDRPKASSESSQKPYENCINGVPQFTPAGTPSAYHITGLQHDESGEPSSNPVIVKRMMDRMSGKITSNISDICINRYDVSPDNELVLISFGITARAVEAAGIELRKAGYSVGWITILTLWPFDPEIMAMVPENVSTILVPELNMGQYVDQIRLNKSDKQNVISITKYDGTIFTPTEIYSEVIDRMHHV, encoded by the coding sequence ATGACAAAGAAATTGCTTCAAGGGAATGAGGCTGTCGTTGAAGCAGCCATAATGGCAGGGGTGCGTTTTTTTGCTGGATACCCAATTACCCCTTCATCAGAGATTAGTGAAGAGTTTGCTGGGATTCTACCAAAATTGAATGGAGTGTTCATTCAGATGGAGGATGAGATTGCAAGCATGGCTTGTATAATAGGAGCTTCGCTTGCTGGTGCAAAAACAATGACCGCCACCAGTGGGCCAGGATTTTCCTTAAAGCAAGAAAACCTTGGATATGCAATTATAACCGAGACTCCATGTGTGATTGTAAATGTGCAGAGAGGAGGACCCTCCACAGGACTTCCTACCTCCCCCTCACAAAGTGACGTTATGCAAGCAAGATGGGGTACTCATGGAGACCATCAAATTATTGTATATAGTCCAACAACAGTCCAGGAGAGTTTTGAGCTTACAATACGGGCAATTAATTACTCAGAGAAATATAGAACTCCCGTTATTCTCCTCATGGACGAAGTAGTAGCTCACATGAGAGAGAAAATATTGGTTCCTCGTGCTGATTCTGTCGAGATTATTGATCGACCAAAGGCTTCTTCTGAAAGTTCTCAGAAACCTTATGAGAATTGCATAAACGGAGTTCCTCAGTTCACCCCTGCCGGAACACCTTCAGCATACCATATTACTGGATTGCAGCACGATGAAAGTGGAGAGCCTTCAAGCAATCCTGTCATAGTTAAGAGGATGATGGATCGGATGAGTGGTAAGATTACCAGTAATATATCCGATATTTGCATTAATCGGTATGATGTTTCTCCAGATAATGAACTGGTATTGATTTCATTCGGAATTACAGCTCGCGCAGTTGAAGCAGCGGGTATTGAATTGCGAAAAGCCGGATACTCAGTGGGTTGGATCACCATACTTACCTTATGGCCATTTGATCCAGAAATTATGGCAATGGTTCCCGAGAATGTATCAACCATTCTCGTTCCAGAACTTAATATGGGCCAATATGTGGACCAAATACGGCTTAATAAATCGGATAAGCAGAATGTAATTTCGATTACTAAGTACGATGGTACAATATTCACGCCAACAGAAATTTATAGTGAAGTAATTGATAGGATGCATCATGTTTGA
- a CDS encoding GTP-binding protein — protein sequence MQLKNSKFDELARQVLQMNYASIARAISICEKNDLDGFLVIKALGEITIRSHVIGVTGAPGVGKSTLIDCIAHEFLNNGDSVAVLSIDPNLYKQQGAFLGDRVRMSKSQAHPRFFLRSISSRGMLGGLNPSFIQILLVLIAAKFSHIIIETVGVGQSENLVKDYVQTTVSVHAPDQGDDIQYLKGGIISIGDIQVINKADIPGADRVQSRIRYVFKYQKDDSSEGKCKKIFLTQASNNSGVIDLVTQLQAEPIYLDSSAYKTRLNNLLIQEYKALHERILISKTIEKVMSNTNWENEFSKFSSIEDFEVLNEALVTSIE from the coding sequence ATGCAATTGAAGAATAGTAAGTTTGATGAATTGGCTAGACAAGTTCTTCAGATGAATTATGCTAGTATCGCTCGCGCAATTTCAATTTGCGAGAAAAATGATCTGGATGGATTTCTGGTAATTAAGGCTCTTGGAGAAATCACTATACGAAGTCATGTAATTGGTGTTACCGGTGCACCTGGAGTTGGAAAAAGCACCTTAATCGATTGTATTGCGCATGAATTCTTAAACAATGGAGACTCTGTAGCAGTCCTTTCAATTGATCCTAATTTATATAAACAACAGGGAGCTTTTTTAGGTGACCGAGTGCGGATGAGTAAGTCTCAAGCCCATCCGCGGTTTTTTTTGCGAAGTATTTCCTCTCGAGGTATGTTAGGAGGACTTAATCCTTCTTTTATTCAGATTTTATTAGTCTTGATAGCCGCCAAATTTTCACACATCATCATTGAAACCGTTGGAGTTGGGCAGAGTGAGAATTTGGTGAAAGATTATGTTCAGACAACGGTATCTGTGCATGCCCCAGACCAAGGAGATGATATCCAATATCTAAAGGGTGGGATTATTTCCATTGGCGATATTCAAGTAATTAATAAAGCAGATATTCCTGGTGCTGACAGAGTACAGAGTAGAATTCGATATGTATTCAAGTATCAGAAAGATGATAGTTCTGAGGGGAAGTGTAAAAAAATCTTTTTAACGCAAGCTAGTAATAACTCAGGAGTTATTGACCTTGTAACTCAATTGCAGGCTGAACCTATATATCTTGATAGTTCTGCGTATAAAACAAGACTAAATAATTTGCTTATTCAAGAATATAAAGCACTTCATGAACGAATTTTGATTTCTAAAACCATAGAGAAAGTAATGAGCAATACCAATTGGGAAAATGAGTTCTCTAAGTTTTCGTCTATTGAGGATTTTGAAGTACTAAACGAAGCCTTGGTAACCTCGATTGAATAG
- a CDS encoding 2-oxoacid:acceptor oxidoreductase family protein: MEKFELRIVGTGGNGIILTGLILASASMNHDELYVAQTQAYSPESRGGYCKSELQLSKKEILFPKVTVPNLFATLSETTISQDMKGFTSDTLVIADDGFNIENFAQNSKYKTILRFPFFSFTQANFRSTLYTNMVFMGVLSHYLPWISSESILHSIREKVKNKNLETNLKAFIAGTTLNPSRILDNCLDSTKEKA, translated from the coding sequence ATGGAAAAATTTGAACTCAGGATTGTGGGAACCGGAGGCAATGGCATTATCTTGACAGGTCTGATTCTTGCGAGTGCTTCAATGAATCATGATGAATTGTATGTTGCACAGACACAGGCATACAGCCCAGAATCCAGAGGGGGGTATTGCAAATCAGAATTACAACTATCAAAGAAAGAAATTCTTTTTCCTAAAGTTACAGTTCCGAATTTGTTTGCCACACTCTCTGAAACTACTATTTCACAAGATATGAAAGGATTTACCAGTGATACTCTTGTAATTGCTGATGATGGTTTCAATATAGAAAACTTTGCTCAAAATTCAAAGTATAAGACAATCCTTCGGTTCCCATTTTTCTCTTTTACTCAAGCCAATTTTCGTTCAACGCTTTACACAAATATGGTCTTCATGGGTGTGTTGTCTCACTATCTTCCTTGGATTTCTTCGGAATCAATTTTACACTCGATTAGAGAGAAGGTAAAAAACAAGAATCTAGAGACAAACCTAAAAGCCTTTATTGCAGGTACTACACTAAACCCAAGTCGTATACTTGATAATTGTCTTGATAGCACCAAAGAGAAAGCCTAA
- a CDS encoding thiamine pyrophosphate-dependent enzyme, with product MFESLRDKIAYNQLPHKWCPGCGHGIILSNLGRALAKLGLENDKVVIVSGIGCSGRASKFFNTFSVHTTHGRPIAFATGIALANPELKVIVLTGDGDCAAIGGNHFIHACRRNIDLTVVVFNNGIYGMTGGQGSPLSAVDSFSSTMPFGNFDNPFDICSLAQAAGASYVARGLTAKAIQLPELFSKGIEHKGLSVIDVITQCTVHYGRKNNMRSASQMLNYQKQHFIPKSQWEIADPARKEETLPTGVLYSSPAKDYFTKYHELCERVQKVED from the coding sequence ATGTTTGAATCATTGCGCGATAAAATCGCATATAACCAACTTCCCCATAAATGGTGTCCTGGTTGTGGACACGGAATAATCCTTAGTAATTTGGGAAGAGCGCTTGCAAAATTGGGCCTTGAGAATGATAAGGTGGTGATTGTTTCAGGAATTGGATGTAGCGGAAGAGCCTCAAAGTTTTTCAACACGTTTTCAGTCCATACAACCCACGGAAGGCCCATTGCATTTGCAACGGGGATAGCATTGGCAAATCCTGAGCTCAAAGTTATCGTCTTAACCGGTGATGGTGATTGTGCGGCAATCGGAGGCAATCATTTCATTCATGCATGCAGGCGTAATATCGACTTGACGGTCGTGGTTTTTAATAATGGCATCTATGGAATGACTGGAGGGCAGGGATCTCCCTTGAGTGCAGTTGATTCGTTTTCCTCAACAATGCCTTTCGGGAATTTTGATAATCCTTTTGATATCTGTTCATTGGCTCAAGCAGCAGGAGCATCATATGTAGCTCGAGGCCTTACGGCAAAAGCTATCCAATTGCCGGAATTATTCTCAAAAGGCATTGAGCACAAAGGTCTTTCAGTTATTGATGTGATTACCCAATGTACTGTTCATTATGGTAGAAAGAATAATATGCGGTCTGCTTCCCAGATGCTGAATTATCAAAAGCAGCATTTTATCCCCAAGTCACAATGGGAGATAGCTGACCCTGCGAGAAAAGAAGAGACCTTGCCAACCGGGGTTTTGTACTCTAGTCCTGCAAAAGACTATTTTACCAAGTACCATGAGCTTTGCGAGCGGGTACAAAAGGTTGAGGACTAA